A single region of the Xenopus laevis strain J_2021 chromosome 4L, Xenopus_laevis_v10.1, whole genome shotgun sequence genome encodes:
- the tmem138.L gene encoding transmembrane protein 138: protein MLQPGNYSLVLSLQFLLLFFDLFVNSFSELLRDPPVNQLVLFILQDVGILFAAIVLFLMLFNTFVFQAGLVSLLCQRFQVTVILCAVYIALSISLHVWLMNLRWTGANRFVWSDGLLALFVLQRFVAVLYFYFYKRTALSMGDSRFYHDSLWLRKEFARVRG, encoded by the exons ATGTTGCAGCCTGGCAATTACAGTCTGGTGCTGTCTCTGCAGTTCCTGCTGCTGTTTTTTGACCTTTTTGTCAATTCCTTCTCTGAACTCCTACGGGATCCCCCAGTTAACCAGCTTGTACTGTTCAT ATTGCAGGATGTGGGCATTCTGTTTGCGGCCATCGTCTTGTTTCTCATGTTGTTTAACACGTTTGTGTTCCAAGCCGGGCTGGTCAGTCTCCTGTGTCAGCGGTTCCAGGTTACAGTCATTCTGTGCGCAGTCTACATAGCGCTGAGCATCTCGCTGCATGTCTGGCTCATG AACCTGCGATGGACAGGCGCAAACCGTTTTGTCTGGTCGGATGGATTGCTGGCTCTATTTGTTCTGCAGAGGTTTG TTGCTGTGTTGTACTTCTACTTCTACAAGAGAACGGCTTTAAGCATGGGAGACTCTCGCTTTTACCATGACTCTCTCTGGCTGAGGAAGGAGTTTGCCCGCGTGCGAGGATGA